Proteins co-encoded in one Pseudophryne corroboree isolate aPseCor3 chromosome 1, aPseCor3.hap2, whole genome shotgun sequence genomic window:
- the LOC134950717 gene encoding uncharacterized protein LOC134950717 yields the protein MADVDQQGQDQQATITLQLTPVDPSQPIQLQDIPQASISPQLAQAPPPTQIPDDFWASWTSQQAQSNASLTAHTQHLASLPHHLPRISRNSGRLIVQVGRMATSMEQIRADNSQMLAHLTRIIDEQQRHQQALVQLIQHNQVVNESLSRIVASHTATNTQLIASINNLSSNITLMGAHQVTSSSGTTTPIQTPVTSPVRRSSRARASEPAQSTAPSTHKRKK from the coding sequence atggccgacgtggaccagcagggacaagaccaacaggcaaccatcacactgcaacttacacctgttgacccaagccagccaatacagctgcaggatatcccccaagcctccatcagtccacaactggcacaagctccgcccccaacccaaataccagatgacttttgggccagttggacaagccaacaggcacaaagcaatgccagcctgaccgcacatacacaacaccttgccagtctgccccatcatctaccgcgcattagtcgcaactcgggcagactgattgtacaagtagggcgaatggcaacctcaatggagcaaataagggctgacaacagccaaatgcttgctcatttaacgcgcatcatagatgagcaacagcgccatcagcaggcactcgttcagctcattcagcacaaccaggttgtgaatgagtccttatcccggattgtagccagccacactgcaaccaacactcaactgattgcaagcattaataatttgagcagcaatattacattgatgggagctcaccaagtaacctccagctcggggaccacgacccctatccaaacgccagtaacctcccctgttcggcgttcctccagagcacgtgccagtgagccagcacaaagcacagcacccagcacacacaagcggaaaaaataa